Genomic segment of Marmota flaviventris isolate mMarFla1 chromosome 4, mMarFla1.hap1, whole genome shotgun sequence:
AGGCACTTCCTCCTGTCCTCTTTGACTTTTCATAAGTCATACCTCTCTGAATCCTTGTTTCTTTATGTTTCTTAGTAGACCCTAAATGAGATGAATGGGTCCTCCTGTCACTCCTTTAGCCTGTGTGTCTAAGATTTACCAAACCTTTGAATGAGAGAGGCATTTTGATAGCAGAGAAACAAAATCAATGtgtcattttaaagcatttcaaatTCAGTCTTACACCATAAAGTAAATCCAATGTCATATATGCCTAATGCTTAGTTAACACTTGCTAGTAATGCCTACCTTACCTGGGTAGTGATCTTTATAGTTTATGAGGCTAGCACTTCAGTTTATGTCAGGGGGGTATTTTTTCTAACAGTCTGTTCTTCCAGTAGGTCAGTATACTTCTTGGAGGGTTCCCCTTCCCATAATACTATTCTTAACTTTTATATACCATCAGATATACAGATAAATGGTTAGCAATTTATGAACTGATATTTATAAGTCAGCAGGCATTTTATATACTGCATCCTCACAAATAAGCCCTCAGTATGATCTTTGCTCTTAGTGTTGACACTATAAGTTCCTGGCAAAAATAGTCAAGTGAGTATAGAAGAGCATAGGAGAAAAAATGTGCAGTCCTGGGTTGTTCTGATAACTATTTGTACTAGGAACAGTACCACCATGAATTAATCTGGCCGGGGTTACCCAATGGTCCATCTTACTGGTGCAAACTTCCATGCATGGATTTAGTCGTCCTGAGAACAGCATTTCCATAACACTTACAGAAGGCAGCCTGTGGCCCAGTATATATCACATAGCAGACTATGGGAATGATTAATCTAATTTTTTGGGTGGTATTgaaatttgaacccagggccttgtgtatgttaggcaagggttctaccactgaactagatccccatcccttttttattttgaaacagagtctcactgagttgccaaggctggccttgaacttgtaatcctccttgcctcagtcttccttgtagctgggactacaggtgtgtaccataaTTCCTGGAAAATGATTGAATCTTAATGAACTTTTCTCATTACTTTCTTAGGATGGCTGCTCTTCTGAAGAGGTTAATGCTACAAACCTTAAGGACTGAAAATAATTGCATTGGAAGGTGTTTTGATAAACACATTGTACAAAAGACAGTCCCAGCACGGTTGTCCCTGGTTGCTTCTGCCCCAAGACTGCCCTACCTAATTCATGCAAAAAGATTTAGTACAGTTGAGGACAGCCAGGATGAGAGGAAAacgaaaaaaaagaatgatacgACTTTCAGTAATATTGGAAGGAAAATTGGTGAGCGAATTATTCGTGTCCTTGATGAGAAGGGCAATGATTTGGGAAACATGCACCGAGCAGATGCGATTAGACTCATGGAAGAGCGAGACCTGAGGCTGGTGAGGAGGAACGTCAGCACAGAGCCCCCGGAATACCAGCTCATGACAGGAACACAGATTCACCAGGAACGGCTACGGCTCAGAGACATGGAAAAGGCCAAACTAAAAGCTGGTAGGTATTTTGCTGTTTGTTTCTTGAATCCTTTAGGACCAAAAATCGGCAATTTAAACTTTGGCATCTGCCATGATGCCTGTGACAGTGGGAAACGAGAAActggaaaattcaaaatattcatgGTTTTACCAGCATTCCCAGTGTCTTTGACTCCTCCGCTGTCCCTTAGTTCTGTTCCTTATTTAATTCCCTGTATCTATTGTCTCTTCCTTTGAACCTTTGTAAATTGGAGGGTGAAACAAGGCGAACCAACCAAAACAATTGAAATACCCTGCCTCTGTCCTGTCGCCTTGTCTCTGAGTGATGCAATGAAATTCAGAAGAGGTGGAATCAGACCTGTCCTAGACAATTCACTTAACTCCttccttttgttttgcttttctcatcTCTTAACTAGAAGTGTTTGGTTAATTATTTGGAAgcaccttttaaattttgaagggGTCCAAATTGCACCTCATACCAAAGCATCTTATTAGAATATCAATTGTGATGCTCATTTGCATACGTGGCCAGTCACCATTCCAGGCACTTATCTGTGAAGCCTCACAGAAGCCATGAGCTGGATATTAAGTGAAGATATCCTTGTTTTTCATGGTTCCTAAAAAGTGCTGATTGTTATGGAAGATTGCTCACTGGGAAGCACCCTGGGACAATTGTCAGAAAACTGGTACCTGGGCAGCCATCCTGAGGTTTTGTGCTTTGAGAAAAGCACATGTTGactgtggctcagttttgtacCACCAGAGTTAACAAGGATGTTGATTGGAAAATAGATATTCAGAAGAGATCAACCAGAGGGGAAAGGACATCAAACTATGTCATTGAAAAAAGTtgaacaacaaccacaaaaacaaaagctgaacagaCTGGAGAAGTTGAAGGGCTAATATATGGAAGGCATTGCTAATGGAGACCCAGGACCAACTGTAGGAACTGCCAGGAAGCAAGGTgttaaaaactctttttaaaagatttttttttttttaatttaaaaggttacagaaaaaatagataataaaccTTGTTACCCATCATCCAAAATGAACAAGTGTTAACATGGTTATACTTCACATATTTAGTAGAAATCACTACAGAAAAGTTGAAGCCCCTTCCCCAGAGGTGTCCTTGCTGTTAGTGTGTAGATCCACTTGCTAAACTCGTTACATAGATACACCCATAAACACTAGATTTTAATAGTAAGAAAGTATAAATGACACTATTGTTTCTAACATCTGTTCATATTTACATAATAGCTATAGCTAGTTTATTATAATTACCATATTTTAAGAACATATCAAATTTGTTAATCCATTTTCATGACATTGGGTTTATTCCCAGTTTTTCATTATTATGAACACTTGTTCATACTATAAATTCAATGAAGTCACATAGTTGCACTTGCTCTCATCAGCAACATATGAAAATTCTCTACATTCTCACCTACACTTAGTACTGTCATGCTATAATTTTTGCATGCTAATAGGTGAGAAATCATTACTTACTGTTCTGTTTCCTGCCACCATTTGAGCTTTTTTGAGTTGCCTATTCATGTTCattttttcttggttatttttcttcctgatttaTAGTGTTCTGTTATATATAATGCAAAAACCCTATCAGATTTGAACTGGCAGGTAAAATATTGGTACTTTATGTCTATCTCCCCAATTTAAAAGAGCAGTTACTGGTCTGTGAAGCTGCAAGTCAGATGAGGACCATTGAGGCCTCTGTGGCAACCTAAGATCTTCAAGTTGTGCATGCAAGTTCGGGTTTCAAAGGAGACTAGTAAGTAGTTCTAGCATCAAATCTCACTGTTTCAAACCAGGACCAGCTGTGACAAAGGAACtaactttttcttcaaatattgaaCAACATGATTTGGACACAAAGAGTAAACAGATTCAGCAATGGATTGAGAAAAAATACCAAGTTCAAATTACTataaagaaggggaaaaatgCAGATGAGCAAGAAAATAAGATGGTAAGTAGAAGCTGGAATAAGTAACcacttgtgtttttttgttttctgatataaaaatacatttgtagaAAATCTgggaaaattaaaagcaaagaaaagtgaGTGTAATTCTACTTCCCAGTAATGACAAGAGCTTTCCAGTTTGTTTCTTCTCAAAGCACAAGCATATTGTATTTTCCATTGTAACATACCTTGCCATATGAAAAATGTGTAAGTTAATATACTGTTCTATTTTACAGATTGTTGACTGTGTAGCctttaaaataggaaaactaGAAACTTCATAGATTCTTCTTTTAGGTTGTCCTAAGTGTTTATGAGAATTCTATAGCTGAAATGTGTTGATTTACAATGCCAGGACAAGTTTATGTGCTGTttgttccactttttaaaaaatatttcttagttgttgatgtacctttattatttatttatttatatgtggtgctgaggatcgaaccaaatgcctcacacatgcaaggcaagcactctgccactgagctgtcaGCTCCAGCCCTGTCTGTTCCACTTTTAAGTTGGGTAACTTTATCACCCACTAAAAGCAGCATTGGTAAACTGGCTTCAACCCTAATTCCATATTAGGATCATTTAGGCCTGGATTATAGCCCAATTGGTTGAGGATTTCTGGAGTCCAGGGtctccatgattttatttttttaacaagtgATTCTGTAATAGTGAGCATCAGTGTTAGGAACTGCACTGAGCTAAAAATGTTGGGGATAAAGAGGTAGGTTGCCAAGGTGCAAGCCTACTTTTTGGTACTTATTTTTAGGAGAGGCTAGTCGGGGGCCAAATATGACCCCTTAGTGCTGTGACAGAGTGGAGACTCAAGACTGTCAGGCCTTCGGTGTGTTCCTTCAGTCACTTAGAGTTACTCTGCAGATTTCAGTCACTTAACCAGATATATGAGCTAATCAGCTAGTTATTTAAATAAGTCACTAGTACACTGATTTTTGTGTGTATTCATCACACATTTTtgtgtgattttaaattattcttgaaCTGTTTTCCTGTTTTAGGAGGAGATACTTAATCAAATAGTTCAGACTATGCCTGGAATAGCTACCTTCTTATCCAAGCCACAACCTGTTAAAGGAGGAAAAGGCTTAATGTGTGTTCTTCGTCATCTGaccaagaaagaagagaaggcacATGGAGACTTGCAAGAGGCCCAGAAAAGAGACATTGtgaacaaagaaaatggaaatgacaaGGAATCAAATGTTCTGCATCAgtgattttaataaagaaaaacaggCTTCTGAGCAAGTAAAAATTCAGTTGTTAGTCCTTCAACAAGGTCCAGTAGTTGCCTAGTGGAGGGTAAGTACTGCGACTGTGGAGAGCACCTTGTTTTCCACGCAGCTCCCCAACCCTCCGCTTTTAGGCAAAGATGCGtcttgctcttgtttccttttggGAGGGATGTAGCCACTGAGTCGAGAGGCCAAACTCCGTTTTTCACGAGATGGTTTTACCTTTGGGAATAAGGAAGACAGACAACTAGAATTCAAAGTCAAAATTATCTGGGTTAGTTTTACAGTAGTTGTGTGCTCTCACAGAGAAACACGCCTACAGAGAGGCAGGTCCTCAACAGTGGGGCAGGCCCCACAGTGGGGCCAGGGGAACACACACCAGGCTTCAGGCGCTGCAGGTTTTAGAACCAAGAACTTGCCTAAGCACCTTCAACTTACTTtaagcttcattttcttcttgtcaGGATCATGCACAACAGCATGCCTCA
This window contains:
- the Mtif3 gene encoding translation initiation factor IF-3, mitochondrial isoform X1 translates to MIAARLIQTSGERLGLERMAALLKRLMLQTLRTENNCIGRCFDKHIVQKTVPARLSLVASAPRLPYLIHAKRFSTVEDSQDERKTKKKNDTTFSNIGRKIGERIIRVLDEKGNDLGNMHRADAIRLMEERDLRLVRRNVSTEPPEYQLMTGTQIHQERLRLRDMEKAKLKAGPAVTKELTFSSNIEQHDLDTKSKQIQQWIEKKYQVQITIKKGKNADEQENKMEEILNQIVQTMPGIATFLSKPQPVKGGKGLMCVLRHLTKKEEKAHGDLQEAQKRDIVNKENGNDKESNVLHQ
- the Mtif3 gene encoding translation initiation factor IF-3, mitochondrial isoform X2, which encodes MAALLKRLMLQTLRTENNCIGRCFDKHIVQKTVPARLSLVASAPRLPYLIHAKRFSTVEDSQDERKTKKKNDTTFSNIGRKIGERIIRVLDEKGNDLGNMHRADAIRLMEERDLRLVRRNVSTEPPEYQLMTGTQIHQERLRLRDMEKAKLKAGPAVTKELTFSSNIEQHDLDTKSKQIQQWIEKKYQVQITIKKGKNADEQENKMEEILNQIVQTMPGIATFLSKPQPVKGGKGLMCVLRHLTKKEEKAHGDLQEAQKRDIVNKENGNDKESNVLHQ